The DNA segment TACATCCGGGCCGGCACTCCGGTGAGCGCCGTGACGACCGGGTCCAGCGCGTCCCGTATCTCGTCGCCGATGGAGCGGAAGAACGGCAGGGGCGCGCCGTAGGGGTCGTAGACCTCGTCGGCCTCGGCCGTGGGGGCCAGGAGCCAGCCGCGCAGGGCGGCGGCGGCGCGGACCAGGGCGCGGGCGCGCATGACGAGGCCGTCCTCCAGGGGCGGCAGCGTCGCGGGGTCGATCGCGCGGACCAGGCGCGTGAACTCCTTGAGCGTGAAGGTGCGCAGGCCCGCCGAGTGCCCCATGGAGATGACCTGGGCGCGGTGGTCGCGGGTCGCGGTCAGGACCAGGTCGGCCCGGATGACGTGCTCGTCGAGCAGTTCCCGGCCCATGAAGCCGGAGGCGTCCGCGCCGAACTCGGCCAGCACGGTCTCCGCGTTGGTCTCCATGGGCGCGCCCTCATGGCCCCAGGTGCCCGCGCTCTCCACGATCAGCCCGCCGCCGAGCACCCCGAGGCGCTCGGCGACGAAATGCCGGGTCAGCCGCTCGGTGATGGGCGAGCGGCACACATTGCCGGTACTGACGTGGAGGATGCGGAAGCTGTCGCGCGGAAACCCGAACGTCGTCGTCTCCTCCGCGAGGCGCTCCCCGATGCCTATGCCACGCCCCGCCGCAGGGGCCGTCAATTCGCCACCTCGAGGTCGGGTACGACCTTGCGCAGCTCGTCCACCGAGATGGCGCCCTCGCGCAGCAGCACCGGCACGTCGCGGGAGACGTCCACGATGGACGAGGGCACGTTGCCCGGGGTCGGGCCGCCGTCGAGGTAGACGGAGACGGAGTCGCCGAGCATGTCCTGGGCGGCGTCACAGGTCTCCGGCGACAGGTGCCCGGTGAGGTTGGCGGAGGACACGGCCATCGGGCCGACCTCGGTGAGCAGCTCGATGGCGACCGGGTGCAGCGGCATGCGTACGGCGACCGTGCCCCGGGTGTCGCCGAGGTCCCACTGGAGGGACGGCTGGTGCTTGGCGACCAGCGTCAGGGCGCCCGGCCAGAACGCGTCGACCAGTTCCCAGGCCATCTCGGAGAAGTTGGTGACCAGGCCGTGCAGGGTGTTCGGGGAGCCGATGAGCACGGGGGTGGGCATGGTGCGGCCCCGGCCCTTGGCGGCGAGCAGATCGGCGACGGCCTCGGAGGAGAACGCGTCGGCGCCGATGCCGTAGACCGTGTCGGTCGGCAGCACCACCAGCTCGCCCCGGCGGACGGCGGACGCGGCTTCGCGCAGACCCGTGGCGCGGTCGGTCGCGTCGTTGGTGTCGTATCGCCGTGCCATTTAACGGGCCTCCTCGTACACAGACTGCGGGGGTGAAGTCTCGGTGCTGCTCACGGCAGCGCCTTGCGGGCGGTGGCGAACCGCGGCCGGTTGTTGAGGTCGGGGTGATCGGCCGCGTCGGCCCAGCCCCGCTCCTCGGTGAAGATCCACGGCACCTGTCCGCCCTGGGTGTCGGCATGCTCGATGACGACGACCCCGCCGGGCCGCAGCAGCCGGTGCGCGGTGCGCTCGATGCCGCGGATCAGGTCGAGCCCGTCCTCCCCCGAGAACAACGCGAGTTCGGGGTCGTAGTCGCGGGCTTCGGGGGCGACGTACTCCCATTCGGTGAGCGGGATGTACGGCGGGTTGGAGATGACCAGGTCGACCTGGCCGTCCAGGTCGGGGAACGCGCTCAGGGCGTCGCCCTGGCGCAGGTCGACCCTGGACCCCTCCACGTTCTTGCGGGTCCAGCGCAGCGCGTCCTCGGACAGCTCCACGGCGTGCACCCGGGACCGCGGCACCTCCTGGGCGAGGGCGAGCGCGATGGCCCCGGAGCCGGTGCACAGGTCGACGATGCACGGCTCCACCACGTCCATGGCGCGCACCGCGTCTATGGCCCAGCCGACCACCGACTCGGTCTCCGGCCGGGGCACGAACACGCCCGGCCCGACCTGGAGTTCCAGGTAGCGGAAGTAGGCCCGCCCGGTGATGTGCTGGAGCGGCTCGCGCTGCTCGCGCCGGGCGATGGCCTCCCAGTACCGGGCGTCGAAGTCCGCGTCCTTCACGGAGTGCAGTTCGCCGCGCTTGACGCCGTGCACGAACGCGGCGAGCTCCTCCGCGTCGGTGCGCGGCGAGGGCACGCCGGCGTCGGCCAGCCGCTGGGTGGCCTGGGCCACCTCCGATAGCAGCAGGTTCACGCGAGTCCTCCGGAAGTCAGCAAATCCTCGTGGTTCCTTACGCGGCCGCGAGCTTCGCCGCGGAGTCGGCGTCGACACACGCCTGGATGACCGCGTCGAGCTCGCCGTCCAGGACCTGGTCCAGGTTGTACGCCTTGAAGCCGACACGGTGGTCGGAGATGCGGTTCTCCGGGAAGTTGTACGTACGGATCTTCTCGGAGCGGTCGACGGTGCGGACCTGGCTGCGGCGGGCGTCCGCGGCCTCCCGCTCCGCCTCTTCCTGGGCCGCGGCGAGCAGCCTGGAGCGCAGGATACGCAGGGCCTGCTCCTTGTTCTGGAGCTGGCTCTTCTCGTTCTGGCAGGAGGCGACGACACCCGTGGGCAGGTGGGTGATGCGCACCGCGGAGTCCGTGGTGTTGACGGACTGGCCGCCGGGACCGGAGGAGCGGTAGACGTCGATGCGGAGGTCGTTCGGGTTGATCTCCACGTCCACCTCCTCGGCCTCGGGGGTGACGAGGACACCGGCGGCGGAGGTGTGGATACGACCCTGGGACTCGGTGGCCGGCACGCGCTGCACGCGGTGCACACCGCCCTCGTACTTCAGCCGCGCCCACACGCCCTGGCCGGGCTCGGTCTGCCCGCGGGTCTTCACCGCGACCTGGACGTCCTTGTAGCCGCCCAGCTCGGACTCGGTGGCGTCGATGATCTCGGTCTTCCAGCCGACGCGCTCCGCGTAACGCAGGTACATGCGCAGCAGGTCGCCGGCGAACAGCGCCGACTCGTCGCCGCCCGCGCCCGCCTTGATCTCCAGGATGACGTCCTTCTCGTCACTGGGGTCACGCGGGACGAGCAGCAGGCGCAGCTTCTCGGTGAGCTCCTCGCGCTGCTGCTCCAGCTCCTTGACCTCGGCGGCGAAGTCCGGGTCGTCGGCGGCCAGTTCGCGCGCGGTCTCGATGTCGTCGCCGGCCTGCTTCCAGGAGCCGTACGTGCCGACGATCGGGGTCAGCTCGGCATAGCGCTTGTTCAGCTTGCGCGCGTTCGCCTGGTCGGCGTGGACCGACGGGTCGGCGAGCTTCGTCTCGAGGTCGGCGTGCTCGGCGACGAGGTCCTCGACTGCCTCGAACATCTTTCGGCTCCTGTACTGCGGTGAAGGGAAGGGGCGGGCGACCAAAAACGCCGGTCCCGGACGCACGCCCGCGTGGGCGTACGGCCGTGGACCGGCGAATGGGGGCTCGCTACTTCTTGGAGCCGGCGGCCTTGCCGAAGCGGGCCTCGAAGCGGGCCACACGGCCACCGGTGTCGAGGATCTTCTGCTTGCCCGTGTAGAACGGGTGGCACTCGGAGCAGACCTCGGCACGGATGGTGCCGGAGTCGATGGTGCTACGAGTGGTGAACGACGCGCCACAGGTGCAGCTGACCTGGGTCTCGACGTACTCGGGGTGGATGTCGCGCTTCAAGGTTTCTCCTAGGTTTCGGGAGGGCTCCGGGTCGCCGCCGCGGGCTGCGGGGACGTGAACCGGGGCCGACGTACCAGTCTGCCAGGACTGGGGCCATCCCCCAAAACCGGGGGTGCGCCTGTTCTATTCCGCCGGTGGTCCGGCGGGCTTCGCGTCGCGGTCCGGCGGGCTTCGCCGGGTGGTCCGGCGCTCTTCCCGGGCGCCTCGACGGCCGTACGTCAGCCGCTGACCACGCCGTCGGCCTCGCCCGTGGCCGTGCCCTTCGTGGCCGACCTCGGGATCGGGCGGTCGTTCTTCAGCGCGTCCCACACCAGGTGGGCCTTCGACTTCTCCAGCAGGACGCGGTTGGGGTCGGCCGGGTCGTACTGGACAGGCATGGTGACCATGGTCATGTGCCGGGAGTCGATGCCCTTGAGGCCGTCGGCGAAGTCGACGAGGGAGTTGACCGAGCCGAGGTCGGAGTCGGTGGTGACGGCCTTGGTGGCGGTGTCGGCGAGGTCGTACAGCTTCTTCGGGTCGCTGAAGACGCCGACGCTCTTGACCTGGCCGAGCAGTGCCTTGACGAATGCCTGCTGGAGCTGGATGCGGCCGAGGTCGGAGCCGTCGCCGACGCCGTGCCGGGTGCGGACCAGGCCGAGGGCCTGCTGCCCGTCGAGGGTGTGCGTGCCGGCCTTGAGGTCCAGGTGGCTCTGCGGGTCGGCGATGGCCTTGGTGGTGGTCACCGGGACGCCGCCGAGGTCGTCGATGAGCCTCTGGAAGCCCGCGAAGTCGACCTCCAGGTAGTGGTCCATGCGGATACCGGTGAGGGACTCGACGGACTTCACGGCGCAGGCCGCGCCGCCGGTGGAGTACGCCTCGTTGAACATCACGGCGCTCGCGGCCGGGTGCGTGGTGCCCTTGGTGTCGGTGCACGCGGGGCGGTCCACCAGGGTGTCCCGGGGTATGGAGACCACGCTGGCCTTCTTGTGGCCCTGGTAGACGTGCACGATCATCGCGGTGTCGGAGCGGGCGCTGCCGTCGTCCGTGCCGCCGCCGAGCTTCTTGTTGGAGCCGGAGCGGGTGTCGGAGCCGAGGACCAGGATGTTCTCGGAGCCGTTGTCGATCTTCGTGGGGCGGTTCTTGCCGAGGACCTGGTCGATGTCGACGCTGTGCAGGTTGCCGTTGAGCTTGAAGTACAGGAACCCGGCTCCGGCGCCGCCGAGCACCAGGACGCCCGCGGCCGTCCAGGCCGTCGCCAGCAGGGCCTTGCGGCCGGCGCTGCGGGGCTTGCGGCGTCGCCCCCGGCCGCCGCGGCCGGGCGGCTGGGCGCCGGGCTGGGGTATCGGTTCCGGCATGCTCTCGGCGGACACGGCACTCCTAGGTCTCGTCGATCGGTTACCCCCTGCTGTCAGGGTCAGGCGCGGTCATCACCGCTCCATCGTCCCCCCGTGCGGTAGGACGGAGAAACTCGGGACAGCGTTGCACAACGCAGAGTGCCCACCGCGTGGGGCGATGGGCACCGTGTGTAGTCGGCCGCGCCGGGGTTACGGCGCTCACCTGCGGCTTTGTCGTCGGTTGTCGTATGTTTCCGATCAGGTGCGGAACGTGACCCTTGTGGCAAAGGTCTCGCTCCGCACACGACGGAGGCCGCCCCCGCGGGGACGGCCTCGGTCAGCTGGATCCGGTGACTTCTAGTCGCCGTTCCCGGGGGTCGGCGTCGTCTTCTGGATCTGCATCAGGAACTCGATGTTCGACTTGGTCTGCTTCATCTTGTCCAGCAGCAGCTCGATCGCCTGCTGCTGGTCCAGGGCGTGCAGCACCCGGCGCAGCTTCCAGACGATGCCCAGCTCCTCGGCGCCCAGCAGGATCTCTTCCTTACGGGTACCGGACGCGTCCACGTCCACCGCCGGGAAGATGCGCTTGTCGGCGAGCTTGCGGTCGAGCTTGAGCTCCATGTTGCCGGTGCCCTTGAACTCCTCGAAGATCACCTCGTCCATGCGGGAGCCGGTGTCCACGAGGGCCGTCGCCAGGATGGTGAGCGAGCCGCCGTCCTCGATGTTGCGCGCGGCGCCGAAGAAGCGCTTCGGCGGGTACAGCGCGGTCGAGTCGACACCACCGGACAGGATGCGGCCGGAGGCCGGCGCCGCGAGGTTGTAGGCACGGCCCAGACGCGTGATGGAGTCCAGCAGCACGACCACGTCGTGGCCCAGCTCCACCAGGCGCTTGGCGCGCTCGATGGCGAGCTCGGCGACCGTGGTGTGGTCCTCGGCCGGGCGGTCGAAGGTCGAGGAGATGACCTCGCCCTTGACCGACCGCTGCATGTCGGTGACCTCTTCCGGACGCTCGTCGACCAGGACGACCATCAGGTGGCACTCGGGGTTGTTGTGCGTGATCGCGTTGGCGATCGCCTGCATGATCATGGTCTTGCCGGTCTTCGGCGGGGCCACGATCAGACCGCGCTGGCCCTTGCCGATCGGCGACACGAGGTCGATGATCCGGGTCGTCAGCACGCCCGGGTCCGTCTCCAGGCGGAGGCGGTCCTGCGGGTACAGCGGCGTCAGCTTGTTGAACTCCGGGCGGCCGCGGCCGTGTTCGGGCGCCATGCCGTTGACGGAGTCGAGGCGGACGAGCGCGTTGAACTTCTCGCGGCGCTCCCCGTCCTTCGGCTGGCGGACCGCACCGGTGAGGTGGTCACCCTTGCGCAGGCCGTTCTTGCGGACCTGGGCGAGGGAGACGTACACGTCGTTCGGGCCCGGCAGGTAGCCGGAGGTCCGGATGAAGGCGTAGTTGTCGAGGATGTCCAGGATGCCCGCGACGGGGATCAGGACGTCGTCGTCGGTGACCTGCGGCTCGGCGATCTCGTCGCGGCCACGACGACCACGGCGGTCGCGGTAGCGCCCGCGCCGGCCGCGCCGGCCGCCCTCGAAGTCGTCGTCGTCCTGCTGCTGCCGGTCCTGACGGCCGCCCTGCTGCTGCGGCTGCTGGCGCTGGCCGCCGCCCTGCTGGTCGTCGCCCTTGTTGCGGCGGTCGCCACGGTCACCGCGCTCGCCGCGCTCACTACGGTCGCCACGCTCACCGCGCTCGCCCCGCTCACTGCGGTCCCCGCGCTCACGGCCGCGCTCACGGCGGTCGCGGCGGCCGCGGCCCTCGCCGTCACCGGCGTCGTTCTTCGCGGACTCGCCCTGCTGCTGCGGCTGCTGGGCGGACGCGTCGGCCTTGGAGTCGCTCTTCGCGTCCGTACGGGCCTCGGTCTTCGCCTCGGCGGCGGCCGGCTCGGCGGGGCTGCCGGCCTCGGCGGTGGCACGGCGGCGACGGCGCTCGGTCGGCGCGTCCTCGCTGGCAGGCTGGCCGGGAATCTCGATCTGCTGCTGCGCCTTCTCGGCGGGGGCCTCGGACTTGGCCGCCTTCTGCGCGCCGTCGGCGCTCTCGCCGGTGCGGGCCTTGGAGGTGGCCCGGCGCTTCGGCTTGGTCTCGGCGGCGGCCTCGGCCTTGGGGGCGCTGCCCTGGGCCTGCGCCTCCTTGATGACCTCGATCAGCTGGCTCTTGCGCATCCGCGCGGTGCCCCTGATACCGAGGCCCGAGGCGACCTGCTGCAGCTCGGCCAGCACCATGCCCTCAAGGCCGGTACCCCGGCGCCGCCGGGAGCCGGCACCGGTGGCAGGCGCGGAGGCGTCCGTGGCGGGCGCGGCAGCGGTCTCCTCGACACGTGCGCCCATCAGATCGGTGGTGTCGCTCACGAAGGGTCCTTCCCTGGAGCGGACGTCGGCCTGTCTGGCTCGGCGACCGGTTGTGCTGTCCGACTACGGTCCTGTCTTCGTGAACCGTGCCGGGGCGGTGGTCCGCCAACGCGGCGGAAGAGAAATGTGCGGTGACGGCGCTTCCGCGAGCCGTGACACCCGGTGTCACGTGGCGTGGTAGCACCTGTTCCGGAGCATGCCCTGCGGCCGGCTCAGTGCTCGCATACGACGTACTGCCCAGGTACGGCGCGCGGAACACGGAGTGGCGTGGGGGGCTCCCGGAAGAATGTCTGTCCCGGACGGGGACACGTGGCACCTCGCCATGGTGGGGTCGGGTGCAGACTTGAGATTAACACTACCGGATCCAACAAACATTCCCCCTCTCCAAATCCGGCAACCGTGTGTCAGGGCGCAAGCGGAAGCACGCTCGCTCCCCGCATATCCAGGTCCAGCCGGTTGGCGGCCCAGCCCGCACCGGCGAGGTGGGAGACCTTGTCGGCGGTGCCGGCGTCGGTCAGGGCCATGACGGTGGGTCCGGCGCCGGAGATGACGGCGGGGATGCCGTCCGCCCGCAGCCGCTCCACCAGCGCGGCGCTCTCCGGCATGGCCGGGGCGCGGTACTCCTGGTGGAGGCGGTCCTCGGTGGCGGGCAGCAGCAGTTCGGGGCGCCGGGTCAGGGCCTCCACGAGCAGGCCCGCGCGGCCCGCGTTGGCGGCGGCGTCGACATGCGGCACGGTGCGCGGCAGCAGTCCGCGGGCGGTTTCCGTCAGGACCGGCTTTCCGGGCACGAAAACCACCGGAACGATGGAATCGTCGGGTTCCATTCTGATCGCGCGGGCGGCGCCGGATTCCATCCAGGAGAGCGTGAATCCGCCGAGCAGACAGGCGGCCACATTGTCGGGGTGGCCCTCGATCTCGGTGGCCAGCGCCAGCAGGGCCGCGTCGTCCAGCCGGGCCTCGCCGCCTATGGTCACGGCGCGGGCGGCCACGATGCCGGCGCAGATGGCGGCGGAGGAGGAGCCGAGGCCCCGGCCGTGCGGGATGCGGTTGGCGCAGACGATCTCCAGGCCCCGGGGCTGGCCGCCCAGCAGGTCGAAGGCGGTGCGCAGGGAGCGGACGAGGAGGTGGCGCTCGTCGCGTGGCAGGTTCTCGCTGCCCTCACCCGCGATGTCGATGTGCAGCCCGGAGTCGGCCACCCGGACGACGACGTCGTCGTAGAGCCCCAGCGCGAGGCCCAGGGCGTCGAAGCCCGGACCGAGATTGGCGCTGGTGGCAGGGGTGCGCACCCGGACGGCGGCGGCACGGAAGGCTGGACCGGCCATCGCTCGAAGACTCTCCTTGAGCTGCGTGACTGTCAAAGACATTCGATACGTACGTGGAGACCCTCGGCCGCGCAGACGGCGCGGCGTTGCCCCTATGCGCAGTGCATATGCAACGAGCGGGTTCGGTACAGCGTATCGAAGGAAGGTTCAGTAGCGACATAGGGCGCACAGGAGGCGCACGATGCGTGTCGTAGGCCCCTTGTGCACCCTGACAGGGCCCGGCCGGGCGCTCGCAAGCCCCGGTCGGGCCCCGTCGGGAGGACCCCGGTGTGCCCGGTCGCTCAGGCGAGGCCGAGGCGCTCGGCCGCGGTGGCCGCGTCGACCGGGACGGTGACCGGCTGCGGCGCGCCGGCGACGGCCCAGTCGGGGTCCTTCAGGCCGTTGCCGGTCACGGTGCAGACGATGCGCTGGCCCGGGTCGACCTTGCCCTGCTCGGCGGCCTTGAGCAGACCGGCGACCGAGGCGGCGGAGGCGGGCTCCACGAAGACGCCCTCCTGCGCGGCCAACAGCCGGTAGGCGCGCAGGATTTCACGGTCCGTCACCTCGTCGATGGCGCCGCCTGACTCGTCCCGGGCCGCGAGCGCGTACTGCCAGGAGGCCGGGTTGCCGATGCGGATGGCGGTGGCGATGGTCGACGGGTCCTTGACGACCTCGCCGCGCACGATCGGGGCGCTGCCGGCGGCCTGGAAGCCCCACATGCGGGGCGTGCGGGTGGCGATCTCGTCGGCGGCGTACTCCTGGTAGCCCTTCCAGTACGCCGTGATGTTGCCCGCGTTGCCGACCGGCAGGACGTGGATGTCGGGCGCGTCGCCGAGCATGTCCACGATCTCGAAGGCGGCCGTCTTCTGGCCCTCGATCCGCACCGGGTTGACCGAATTGACCAGCGCCACCGGGTAGTTCTCGCTCAGCGCGCGGGCGAGGGTGAGGCAGTCGTCGAAGTTGCCGTCGACCTGAAGGATCTTCGCGCCGTGCACCAGGGCCTGGCCCATCTTGCCGAGCGCGATCTTGCCCTGCGGCACGAGCACGGCCGAGACCATGCCGGCACGCACGGCGTACGCCGCGGCGGAGGCGGAGGTGTTGCCGGTGGACGCGCAGATGACGGCCTTGGCCCCCTCCTCCTTCGCCCTGGAGATGGCCATCGTCATGCCGCGGTCCTTGAAGGACCCGGTCGGGTTCGCGCCCTCCACCTTGAGGTGGACCTCGCAGCCGGTGCGCTCGGAGAGCACCTGCGCGGGCACGAGGGGCGTGCCGCCCTCTCGGAGCGTCACGACCGGCGTGGTGTCGGAAACCGGCAGCCGGTCCCGGTACTCCTCGATGATTCCGCGCCACTGGTGGGTCATTGCTCGTTACTCTCCTTCAACCCGCATGATGCTGGCGACACCCCGCACGGTGTCGAGCTTGCGCAGCGCCTCGACGGTACCGGTGAGGGCGGCGTCCAGGGCTCGGTGGGTGACGACGACGAGGGACGCCTCGCCGTCCTTGCCCGACTGCCGAACGGTGTCGATGGACACCCCGTGCTCGGCGAAGACCGTGGCGACCTGGGCGAGGACACCCGGTTTGTCGGCCACGTCCAGGCTGATGTGGTACCGCGTGACGACATCGCCCATCGGGGAGACCGGCAGCGCGGCGTACGCCGACTCGCCGGGCCCCTTGGTGCCGTTGAGCTTGTTGCGGCAGACGGCGACGAGGTCGCCGAGCACGGCGGAGGCGGTCGGGGAACCGCCGGCGCCGGGGCCGTAGAACATCAGCTGGCCGGCCGCGTCGCTCTCCACGAAGACGGCGTTGTACGCGCCGCGCACGGAGGCGAGGGGGTGGCTCAGCGGGATCATGGCGGGGTGCACGCGCGCCGTGACGGACGCGCCGTCCGCCGCCCGCTCGCAGATGGCGAGCAGCTTGATGGTGCAGCCCATCTGCCTGGCCGAGCGGAAGTCGGCGGCGGTGACCTCGGTCATCCCCTCGCGGTGGACGTCGTCCAGGCGCACCCGCGTGTGGAAGGCGATGCCGGCCAGGATGGCGGCCTTGGCGGCGGCGTCGAAGCCCTCGACGTCGGCGGTCGGATCGGCCTCGGCGTACCCGAGCGCGGTGGCCTCGTCCAGGGCCTCCTGGTAGCCGGCGCCCGTGGAGTCCATCTTGTCGAGGATGAAGTTGGTGGTGCCGTTGACGATGCCGAGCACCCGGTTGACCTTGTCGCCGGCCAGGGACTCGCGCAGCGGGCGGATCAGCGGGATGGCGCCGGCGACGGCTGCCTCGTAGTAGAGGTCCCGGCCGTGCTCCTCCGCGGCGGCGTGCAGGGCGGCCCCGTCCTGGGCCAGCAGGGCCTTGTTCGCGGAGACGACGGACGCGCCGTGCTCGAACGCGGTGGTGATGAGCGACCGGGCGGGCTCGATCCCGCCGATCACCTCGACGACGACGTCGATGTCGCCGCGTTTGACGAGCGCGGTGGCGTCCGTGGTGACCAGGGCCGGGTCGATGCCCTCGCGCACCTTGCTCGGGCGTCGTACGGCGACCCCGGCGAGCTCCACCGGGGCGCCGATCCTCTGGGCGAGGTCGTCGGCGTGCGTCGTCATGATGCGCGCCACCTCTGAGCCGACAACCCCACAGCCCAGCAGCGCCACCTTCAGCGGACGCGTACGCATCATCCGACCTCGTTTCCTCTTACCGTAGACGGTTGGACCAGTCTCACTCACCGGACGGGAGTTTCTACCCTTCGTCCGGATCCTGAGACGTTTATTTCATTTTCGCGGGGTGCGGACCGCAGATCTTCCACTCCGCGTCGTCCGCCCCGCGTTTTGCGGACTCACCCGACGTCGAGACGCAGGAGATCGTCCTCCGTCTCCCGCCGGACGATCACCCGGGCCTCGCCGTCGCGCACCGCGACGACGGGCGGCCGGAGCACATGGTTGTAGTTGCTGGCCATCGACCGGCAGTACGCCCCCGTGGCCGGTACGGCGATGAGGTCGCCCGGCGCGATATCGGCGGGCAGGAACGCGTCCTTGACCACGATGTCCCCGCTCTCGCAGTGCTTGCCGACGACCCGGACGAGCAGCGGCTCGGCATCGCTGGCCCGCGAGACGAGGGCGACGCTGTACTCGGCGTCGTACAGCGCGGTCCGGATGTTGTCGGACATGCCGCCGTCGACGGAGACGTACGTGCGCAGCCCGTCCAGCGGCTTCACGGTGCCGACCTCGTAGAGCGTGAACGCGGTCGGGCCGACGACGGCGCGTCCGGGCTCCACCGAGATCCGGGGCGTGCGCAGCCGCGCCGCCTCGCACTCGCGGCTGACGATCTCGCCGAGCGCCTTGGCGATCTCGTGGGGCTCGCGCGGGTCGTCGTCGCTGGTGTAGGCGATGCCGAGGCCGCCGCCGAGGTCGATCTCGGGCAGTTCGACGCCGTGCTCGTCGCGGATGTCCTTGAGCAGTCCGACGACGCGGTGGGCGGCGACCTCGAACCCGGACATGTCGAAGATCTGCGAGCCGATGTGCGAGTGGATGCCGGTCAGTTCGAGCCCGTCCAGGTGCAGCGCGCGCCGCACGGCCTCGGCGGCCTGGCCGCCGGCGAGCGGGATGCCGAACTTCTGGTCCTCGTGGGCGGTGGCGATGAACTCGTGGGTGTGGGCCTCGACGCCGACGGTGATCCGGATCTGGGCCTTCTGCCGCTTGCCCAGGGACTGCGCGATATGCGCGACCCGCGCGATCTCCTGGAAGGAGTCGAGCACGATCCGCCCGACGCCGGCCTCCACGGCGCGGGTGATCTCCGCGACGGACTTGTTGTTCCCGTGGAAGGCGATGCGCTCGGGGTCCATCCCGGCGGAGAGCGCCGTCGCGAGCTCGCCCCCGGAGCAGACGTCGAGATTCAGCCCTTCCTCTTCCAGCCATCGCACGACGGCACGCGAGAGGAACGCCTTCCCCGCGTAGAACACGTCGGCGTCGGACCCGAAGGCGGTGCGCCAGGCGCGTGCCCGCGCCCGGAAGTCGGCCTCGTCCATGATGTACGCGGGCGTGCCGAACTCCTCGGCGAGCCGGGTCACGGGGACCCCGCCGACGGTGACGACCCCGTCCTCGCCGCGGCCGA comes from the Streptomyces sp. SUK 48 genome and includes:
- a CDS encoding protein-tyrosine-phosphatase, which translates into the protein MTAPAAGRGIGIGERLAEETTTFGFPRDSFRILHVSTGNVCRSPITERLTRHFVAERLGVLGGGLIVESAGTWGHEGAPMETNAETVLAEFGADASGFMGRELLDEHVIRADLVLTATRDHRAQVISMGHSAGLRTFTLKEFTRLVRAIDPATLPPLEDGLVMRARALVRAAAALRGWLLAPTAEADEVYDPYGAPLPFFRSIGDEIRDALDPVVTALTGVPARM
- a CDS encoding L-threonylcarbamoyladenylate synthase, coding for MARRYDTNDATDRATGLREAASAVRRGELVVLPTDTVYGIGADAFSSEAVADLLAAKGRGRTMPTPVLIGSPNTLHGLVTNFSEMAWELVDAFWPGALTLVAKHQPSLQWDLGDTRGTVAVRMPLHPVAIELLTEVGPMAVSSANLTGHLSPETCDAAQDMLGDSVSVYLDGGPTPGNVPSSIVDVSRDVPVLLREGAISVDELRKVVPDLEVAN
- the prmC gene encoding peptide chain release factor N(5)-glutamine methyltransferase; the encoded protein is MNLLLSEVAQATQRLADAGVPSPRTDAEELAAFVHGVKRGELHSVKDADFDARYWEAIARREQREPLQHITGRAYFRYLELQVGPGVFVPRPETESVVGWAIDAVRAMDVVEPCIVDLCTGSGAIALALAQEVPRSRVHAVELSEDALRWTRKNVEGSRVDLRQGDALSAFPDLDGQVDLVISNPPYIPLTEWEYVAPEARDYDPELALFSGEDGLDLIRGIERTAHRLLRPGGVVVIEHADTQGGQVPWIFTEERGWADAADHPDLNNRPRFATARKALP
- the prfA gene encoding peptide chain release factor 1: MFEAVEDLVAEHADLETKLADPSVHADQANARKLNKRYAELTPIVGTYGSWKQAGDDIETARELAADDPDFAAEVKELEQQREELTEKLRLLLVPRDPSDEKDVILEIKAGAGGDESALFAGDLLRMYLRYAERVGWKTEIIDATESELGGYKDVQVAVKTRGQTEPGQGVWARLKYEGGVHRVQRVPATESQGRIHTSAAGVLVTPEAEEVDVEINPNDLRIDVYRSSGPGGQSVNTTDSAVRITHLPTGVVASCQNEKSQLQNKEQALRILRSRLLAAAQEEAEREAADARRSQVRTVDRSEKIRTYNFPENRISDHRVGFKAYNLDQVLDGELDAVIQACVDADSAAKLAAA
- the rpmE gene encoding 50S ribosomal protein L31, which gives rise to MKRDIHPEYVETQVSCTCGASFTTRSTIDSGTIRAEVCSECHPFYTGKQKILDTGGRVARFEARFGKAAGSKK
- a CDS encoding LCP family protein; translation: MSAESMPEPIPQPGAQPPGRGGRGRRRKPRSAGRKALLATAWTAAGVLVLGGAGAGFLYFKLNGNLHSVDIDQVLGKNRPTKIDNGSENILVLGSDTRSGSNKKLGGGTDDGSARSDTAMIVHVYQGHKKASVVSIPRDTLVDRPACTDTKGTTHPAASAVMFNEAYSTGGAACAVKSVESLTGIRMDHYLEVDFAGFQRLIDDLGGVPVTTTKAIADPQSHLDLKAGTHTLDGQQALGLVRTRHGVGDGSDLGRIQLQQAFVKALLGQVKSVGVFSDPKKLYDLADTATKAVTTDSDLGSVNSLVDFADGLKGIDSRHMTMVTMPVQYDPADPNRVLLEKSKAHLVWDALKNDRPIPRSATKGTATGEADGVVSG
- the rho gene encoding transcription termination factor Rho gives rise to the protein MSDTTDLMGARVEETAAAPATDASAPATGAGSRRRRGTGLEGMVLAELQQVASGLGIRGTARMRKSQLIEVIKEAQAQGSAPKAEAAAETKPKRRATSKARTGESADGAQKAAKSEAPAEKAQQQIEIPGQPASEDAPTERRRRRATAEAGSPAEPAAAEAKTEARTDAKSDSKADASAQQPQQQGESAKNDAGDGEGRGRRDRRERGRERGDRSERGERGERGDRSERGERGDRGDRRNKGDDQQGGGQRQQPQQQGGRQDRQQQDDDDFEGGRRGRRGRYRDRRGRRGRDEIAEPQVTDDDVLIPVAGILDILDNYAFIRTSGYLPGPNDVYVSLAQVRKNGLRKGDHLTGAVRQPKDGERREKFNALVRLDSVNGMAPEHGRGRPEFNKLTPLYPQDRLRLETDPGVLTTRIIDLVSPIGKGQRGLIVAPPKTGKTMIMQAIANAITHNNPECHLMVVLVDERPEEVTDMQRSVKGEVISSTFDRPAEDHTTVAELAIERAKRLVELGHDVVVLLDSITRLGRAYNLAAPASGRILSGGVDSTALYPPKRFFGAARNIEDGGSLTILATALVDTGSRMDEVIFEEFKGTGNMELKLDRKLADKRIFPAVDVDASGTRKEEILLGAEELGIVWKLRRVLHALDQQQAIELLLDKMKQTKSNIEFLMQIQKTTPTPGNGD
- the thrB gene encoding homoserine kinase is translated as MAGPAFRAAAVRVRTPATSANLGPGFDALGLALGLYDDVVVRVADSGLHIDIAGEGSENLPRDERHLLVRSLRTAFDLLGGQPRGLEIVCANRIPHGRGLGSSSAAICAGIVAARAVTIGGEARLDDAALLALATEIEGHPDNVAACLLGGFTLSWMESGAARAIRMEPDDSIVPVVFVPGKPVLTETARGLLPRTVPHVDAAANAGRAGLLVEALTRRPELLLPATEDRLHQEYRAPAMPESAALVERLRADGIPAVISGAGPTVMALTDAGTADKVSHLAGAGWAANRLDLDMRGASVLPLAP